One Megachile rotundata isolate GNS110a chromosome 5, iyMegRotu1, whole genome shotgun sequence genomic region harbors:
- the Nap1 gene encoding nucleosome assembly protein 1 isoform X2, translating to MQNLPASVKRRIKALKQLQLVTTNIEAKFYEEVHALECTYYKMCAPLYEKRSEIVSGVYEPTDEQCVWESDEDEEGLTNDLKTKVKLEDDKDVKKEEELAEDAKGIPDFWLTIFKNVGTLADMVQEHDEPILKHLYDIKVIFLESNPMGFVLEFHFEPNEYFTNSVLTKEYIMKCTPDKNDPFSFEGPEIYKCKGCVIDWKKGKNVTVKTIKKNQKHKSRGSMRTVTKTVQNESFFNFFNPPVVPDDAEAELDDETQALLTSDFEIGHYIRERIVPRAVLYYTGEGLEDEDEDYEEEEGDEDDPEDEDEDDEESSPTNAPSGGKQQGNDPNECKQQ from the exons ATGCAGAATCTTCCAGCTTCTGTAAAACGCAGAATTAAAGCTTTGAAACAATTACAATTAGTTACTACCAATATTGAAGCAAAATTCTATGAGGAGGTACATGCTTTGGAATGTACTTATTACAAAATGTGTGCACCTCTTTATGAAAAGAGGAGTGAAATAGTATCTGGTGTTTATGAGCCAACGGATGAACAATGTGTATGGGAAAGTGATGAGGATGAAGAGGGATTAACTAATGATTTAAAAACGAAAGTGAAGCTCGAAGATGATAAAGATGTAAAGAAAGAAGA GGAGTTAGCTGAAGATGCAAAGGGCATTCCAGATTTCTGGttgacaatatttaaaaatgttggaaCATTAGCTGACATGGTTCAAGAACATGATGAACCAATACTTAAACATTTGTATGATATTAAAGTAATATTCCTTGAATCTAATCCAATG GGTTTTGTTCTTGAGTTCCATTTTGAACCAAACGAATACTTTACTAACTCGGTTTTAACAAAAGAATATATTATGAAATGTACTCCTGATAAAAATGATCCATTCAGTTTTGAAGGGCCTGAAATATATAAATGCAAG gGTTGCGTAATAGATTGGAAAAAGGGAAAGAATGTCACGGTAAAAACCATTAAAAAAAATCAGAAACATAAATCTCGGGGGTCCATGCGAACTGTAACAAAAACTGTTCAAAATGAatcatttttcaactttttcaatCCACCAGTTG taCCAGATGATGCAGAAGCAGAGTTAGATGACGAAACTCAAGCTTTGCTAACAAGTGATTTTGAAATTGGTCATTATATTAGAGAGCGTATAGTTCCTCGAGCTGTACTGTATTATACAG GGGAAGGATTAGAGGATGAAGACGAGGActacgaagaagaagaaggtgaTGAAGATGATCCTGAAGATGAGGATGAAGATGATGAGGAGTCCTCTCCTACTAATGCACCGTCAGGTGGGAAACAGCAAGGAAATGATCCTAATGAGTGTAAACAGCAGTAG
- the LOC100880306 gene encoding N-acetylglucosamine-6-phosphate deacetylase, protein MSQKDKQILKQFYNCWILRDGKILKEDLWVRDGRIVNPEKIFYDEKIKPNISIDCNEALISPGYIDLQINGGFGVDFTHNVDNVQEGINKVAKKLIEFGVTSFCPTLVTSPSETYHKILPNIKKRNGGKHGASILGIHLEGPFISPSKKGAHPENCIKQFDKGFKSLIEMYGTLENVCLVTLAPELPNAPTVIKELCKRNIKVSVGHSIANLHEGEEAVNNGASFITHLFNAMLPFHHRDPGLVGLLTSDKIPSGKIIHYGIIADGIHTHPAALRIAHRTHPEGLVLVTDALSALGLEEGVHQLGQFKIEMRSGRAYIAGTDTLCGSTAEMSKCVRHFKEATGCSVVEALEAATLHPAKTLDIDKVKGTLNFEADADFVMLDQKLNLLSTWISGECVYSIPNGARNS, encoded by the exons ATGTCGCAAAAGgataaacaaattttgaaacaattttataattgctgGATTTTACGTGACGGTAAAATTTTAAAGGAGGATCTATGGGTTCGTGATGGGAGGATTGTCAACCCCGAGAAAATTTTTTATGATGAAAAAATTAAACCAAATATTAGTATTGATTGTAATGAAGCACTAATTTCTCCTGGCTATATTGATCTTCAAATTAATG gtGGTTTTGGGGTAGATTTTACACATAATGTTGATAATGTACAAGAAGGAATAAATAAAGTAGCAAAAAAATTGATAGAATTTGGTGTAACATCATTTTGCCCAACATTAGTAACATCACCCAGTGAGACGTATCATAAAATATTaccaaatattaaaaagagaaatggTGGAAAACATGGAGCATCTATATTAGGCATTCATTTAGAAGGACCTTTTATTAGTCCTAGCAAAAAGGGTGCTCATCCAGAAAATTGTATCAAGCAATTTGACAAA GGATTTAAATCGTTAATCGAAATGTATGGAACTTTAGAAAATGTATGTCTTGTTACATTAGCACCAGAGCTTCCCAATGCTCCAACTGTAATTAAAGAATTatgtaaaagaaatattaaagtttCTGTTG GACATTCTATTGCAAATTTACATGAAGGAGAAGAAGCTGTAAACAATGGGGCTTCATTTATCACGCATCTTTTTAATGCTATGTTACCA TTTCATCATAGAGATCCAGGGCTTGTTGGTTTGTTAACATCTGATAAAATTCCTTCTGGGAAAATTATTCATTATGGCATAATCGCAGATGGAATACATACCCACCCAGCAGCACTACGTATTGCTCACAGAACACATCCTGAAG GATTAGTTTTAGTGACTGACGCATTATCAGCACTAGGCTTAGAAGAAGGTGTTCATCAATTGggtcaatttaaaattgaaatgcgATCAGGACGTGCATATATTGCCGGAACAGATACTTTGTGTGGTAGTACAGCAGAAATGTCAAAATGTGTTCGTCATTTTAAAGAAGCAACag GTTGCTCTGTAGTAGAAGCTTTAGAAGCTGCAACTCTTCACCCAGCAAAGACGCTTGATATTGATAAAGTTAAAGGAACTTTAAATTTTGAAGCAGATGCTGACTTTGTAATGTTAGATCAAAAGTTGAATTTGTTATCGACGTGGATATCGGGAGAATGTGTTTATAGTATACCAAATGGTGCCCGAAACTCTTAG
- the Nap1 gene encoding nucleosome assembly protein 1 isoform X1: MTTDPERVGDKSDMESVEDEDDNNTSEFTSQILRRPDVLAALQDHIPAPGIEQMQNLPASVKRRIKALKQLQLVTTNIEAKFYEEVHALECTYYKMCAPLYEKRSEIVSGVYEPTDEQCVWESDEDEEGLTNDLKTKVKLEDDKDVKKEEELAEDAKGIPDFWLTIFKNVGTLADMVQEHDEPILKHLYDIKVIFLESNPMGFVLEFHFEPNEYFTNSVLTKEYIMKCTPDKNDPFSFEGPEIYKCKGCVIDWKKGKNVTVKTIKKNQKHKSRGSMRTVTKTVQNESFFNFFNPPVVPDDAEAELDDETQALLTSDFEIGHYIRERIVPRAVLYYTGEGLEDEDEDYEEEEGDEDDPEDEDEDDEESSPTNAPSGGKQQGNDPNECKQQ, encoded by the exons ATGACAACTGACCCAGAGCGCGTTGGCGATAAGAGTGATATGGAATCTGTTGAAGATGAAGATGATAACAACACTTCAGAGTTTACTTCCCAAATTTTACGTAGACCTGATGTGTTAGCTGCTCTACAAGATCATATTCCTGCCCCAGGAATAGAG caaATGCAGAATCTTCCAGCTTCTGTAAAACGCAGAATTAAAGCTTTGAAACAATTACAATTAGTTACTACCAATATTGAAGCAAAATTCTATGAGGAGGTACATGCTTTGGAATGTACTTATTACAAAATGTGTGCACCTCTTTATGAAAAGAGGAGTGAAATAGTATCTGGTGTTTATGAGCCAACGGATGAACAATGTGTATGGGAAAGTGATGAGGATGAAGAGGGATTAACTAATGATTTAAAAACGAAAGTGAAGCTCGAAGATGATAAAGATGTAAAGAAAGAAGA GGAGTTAGCTGAAGATGCAAAGGGCATTCCAGATTTCTGGttgacaatatttaaaaatgttggaaCATTAGCTGACATGGTTCAAGAACATGATGAACCAATACTTAAACATTTGTATGATATTAAAGTAATATTCCTTGAATCTAATCCAATG GGTTTTGTTCTTGAGTTCCATTTTGAACCAAACGAATACTTTACTAACTCGGTTTTAACAAAAGAATATATTATGAAATGTACTCCTGATAAAAATGATCCATTCAGTTTTGAAGGGCCTGAAATATATAAATGCAAG gGTTGCGTAATAGATTGGAAAAAGGGAAAGAATGTCACGGTAAAAACCATTAAAAAAAATCAGAAACATAAATCTCGGGGGTCCATGCGAACTGTAACAAAAACTGTTCAAAATGAatcatttttcaactttttcaatCCACCAGTTG taCCAGATGATGCAGAAGCAGAGTTAGATGACGAAACTCAAGCTTTGCTAACAAGTGATTTTGAAATTGGTCATTATATTAGAGAGCGTATAGTTCCTCGAGCTGTACTGTATTATACAG GGGAAGGATTAGAGGATGAAGACGAGGActacgaagaagaagaaggtgaTGAAGATGATCCTGAAGATGAGGATGAAGATGATGAGGAGTCCTCTCCTACTAATGCACCGTCAGGTGGGAAACAGCAAGGAAATGATCCTAATGAGTGTAAACAGCAGTAG